The following are from one region of the uncultured Hyphomonas sp. genome:
- a CDS encoding fimbria/pilus periplasmic chaperone, translated as MWLFRRALLVVLAFTAPAISAGADGKLQIQPIRGEIEQGKPGSLTLINHADTHTHLEATAFEWGQDETGKDILKPTTDLIITPPIMKIEPGGRQILRFAVRYTSEPPPIQELTYRIILEEVPVVGEQQEGLSLLLRYSVPVFVSGEYQTTGDVEVRLVDGADRCQVEIRNNRALHVNLERLTVYAGQNAQDVKVPLYLLPNARLKLACPEEVSGGGGYDKAVLASDVEEFPAVLDRSSAVSGLACAGGCPEE; from the coding sequence ATGTGGTTGTTCAGGAGAGCGCTTCTTGTTGTATTAGCATTTACGGCACCGGCCATCTCGGCCGGTGCGGATGGCAAGCTTCAGATCCAGCCGATCCGCGGCGAAATAGAGCAAGGCAAGCCTGGCAGCTTAACTCTCATAAATCATGCAGACACCCATACGCACCTGGAGGCCACAGCCTTTGAGTGGGGGCAAGACGAAACGGGAAAGGATATTCTCAAACCGACCACTGACCTTATCATCACACCTCCGATTATGAAAATCGAACCGGGTGGGCGCCAGATTTTGCGCTTCGCAGTTCGCTATACGAGCGAGCCGCCTCCAATTCAGGAGTTAACGTATCGGATCATTCTGGAGGAAGTGCCCGTGGTGGGCGAACAGCAGGAAGGGTTGAGTCTTCTGCTTCGTTACAGTGTTCCGGTCTTTGTATCCGGTGAGTATCAGACTACGGGAGATGTTGAAGTCAGATTGGTAGACGGCGCCGATCGCTGTCAGGTCGAAATTCGTAACAATCGCGCGCTTCATGTGAATCTTGAGCGCCTTACCGTCTACGCTGGTCAGAATGCCCAGGACGTGAAAGTGCCGTTATATCTTCTGCCGAACGCTCGGCTGAAACTTGCGTGCCCGGAAGAGGTAAGCGGGGGAGGCGGCTATGACAAGGCAGTACTCGCGAGCGACGTTGAGGAATTTCCTGCAGTCCTTGACCGCAGTTCTGCTGTTTCTGGATTGGCCTGCGCAGGCGGATGTCCAGAAGAGTGA
- a CDS encoding M14 family metallopeptidase, which yields MRKTGRVMLRGFGLAASALALVACAHTAHIAAVETSAVLCETGDVTISTDFVGAGHHGCALSTDGPVLTIWPEASIAGPINPSPWYAFEADIHSSNPVKLRLDYAGYWHRYFPWISRDDGRSWQKLGEDAVTVGDEGHIATVTLPGGPSSLLVAGRPLITPADMSAWSRALAERYGMQITTYGESLDGHPLEALTIGPDTASRIVIALTGQHPPEQSGVAAFEVFAETLMADMSDEILADTRFVFLPLVNPDGRARGNWRNNHGGLDLNRDWLTQSQPAIKAVTRYLSQQAEGRDVVAFLDFHSTQKTLVYTPPFEEAYADMSFPQALKDAFDAAIEPTPEWIAGHNAESGTSKNWALQNLNVAGLTVELGDDAPIEEIESIGHLSARTVIDFLSEEGGSQ from the coding sequence ATGCGGAAGACTGGTCGTGTGATGTTGCGGGGCTTCGGCCTCGCAGCATCCGCGCTCGCCCTGGTGGCGTGCGCACATACGGCGCATATTGCTGCCGTGGAGACATCCGCTGTCCTTTGCGAAACAGGCGATGTCACAATTTCGACTGACTTCGTCGGCGCCGGGCATCATGGATGCGCCCTCTCGACCGATGGGCCGGTGTTGACCATCTGGCCAGAGGCATCGATTGCGGGGCCGATCAATCCGAGCCCATGGTATGCGTTTGAGGCGGACATCCACTCTAGTAACCCAGTAAAGCTGCGGCTGGACTATGCCGGTTACTGGCATCGCTATTTCCCTTGGATCAGCCGGGATGATGGCCGGTCCTGGCAGAAGCTGGGCGAAGACGCGGTCACTGTCGGGGATGAAGGGCATATTGCGACCGTCACCTTGCCCGGTGGGCCATCTTCCCTTCTGGTGGCGGGGCGCCCGTTGATCACGCCTGCTGACATGAGTGCATGGAGCCGCGCGCTTGCAGAACGCTACGGCATGCAAATCACCACCTATGGCGAAAGCCTGGATGGGCACCCTCTGGAGGCGCTGACCATCGGGCCTGACACGGCCAGCCGTATTGTCATTGCACTGACCGGACAACATCCGCCCGAACAGTCCGGCGTTGCTGCTTTCGAAGTGTTTGCCGAGACGCTGATGGCAGACATGTCTGATGAAATTCTGGCAGATACGCGCTTTGTGTTTCTGCCCCTGGTTAATCCGGATGGCCGGGCGCGCGGCAATTGGCGCAACAATCATGGCGGGCTGGATCTGAACCGGGATTGGTTGACCCAGTCACAGCCGGCGATCAAGGCAGTCACACGCTATCTCTCTCAACAGGCAGAGGGACGCGATGTTGTCGCGTTCCTGGACTTCCATTCGACGCAGAAGACGCTTGTCTATACGCCTCCTTTCGAAGAGGCCTATGCAGACATGAGTTTCCCGCAAGCGCTGAAGGATGCCTTTGATGCCGCGATTGAGCCAACCCCTGAATGGATTGCGGGGCACAATGCTGAGTCAGGTACATCCAAGAACTGGGCTTTGCAGAATTTGAATGTTGCAGGTCTGACGGTCGAGCTGGGAGATGATGCGCCTATCGAGGAGATCGAGAGCATAGGACATCTTTCTGCCCGTACTGTGATTGACTTCCTGTCTGAGGAAGGGGGCAGCCAGTAA
- a CDS encoding TonB-dependent receptor codes for MKNWSARLLTGAAIVALTASPAFAQAQPASVQSFDLPAGPLSDALDAFIAQSGRDLIYRSDQVQNISVASVEGQLSDAEALDRLLNGSSLQMRSDESGAILVYAQAEPAPKSKKSAPAPRKAKKSEAPVAVAAPREEDEEARLESVIVVGSQIRGAQVDGELPVTVVGDDQLAAIAAVDGDDVFRSIPQFGDVGFNSTGNVSGGVNSARGDVASINLRALGTGNTLVLLNGRRMVNHPGTQSENLVPVTTVNANAIPVTGIRRVEVLLDGASALYGSDAVAGVVNTVLKDDFDGLIVSGRYGNEFDVDADEFNLNVQAGKNFNNGRSNISLFAAYTDRDPVFASERDFSANADLRDRLPESWAGDTNFRNTSTNTPWGAFTLRDPETGKPYSLDGVSNSSGGVHIQPDTEAGCRVSLGDGICLDDSNSSGSIPKRYNTNADRTINNGVERLNLFSTFNHDFENGVRFFSEAGLYKATSNAQRAGSANLTADRTLIPADNYYNPFGPVGSPNRIEGIGTPEEGLDVELRRYRLVDAGPREIEVKNTNWRLLGGLRGEFKGFDWESAIVYSEAETNDTTSRVSNTLFLEALSLTTPDAYNPFNGGGLPLSDEGDGTPSNAETMKSFIVPVYRKSSTSLTMWDFKLSRPDLFQLPAGPVGAAIGIEARHETYEDDRDPRLDGTIQFISPLTGQATSDVMGSSPTLDSDGDRDVFSAFAELAVPIISPEMNIPLAQSVNMQLAVRYEDYDLFGSVTKPKVAVAWRPSDFLLFRTAWSQGFKAPNLQQQFNRSLERTNTRTDYIQCEADLRAGRIASFSDCDQAQAVVSQRQGSTELGPEESESFSAGLVYDATFLPEEVGTVQLTVDYWSIKQENVVGIFGDDNHLILDYLLRTRGEFNPAVVRADPTEEDIAAYAGTGLEAAGEVLYVDDNYLNLLPRDVEGLDIGVYYDLDTAKWGDFGLKVNVAQLRKFYQDLAPREAEIQAAQEAGEISDVAALAGVGDLIRQDGRPEWRWSASATWRMDAWGAGWYTSYIDDVLDTSATNDDTGDFWVVDSAIRHNAYVQYTFGYDTDKPLQMRIGARNLFDEEPPLADASFGYMGGLHSPRGRFVYVSARKTF; via the coding sequence ATGAAAAATTGGTCTGCTAGACTACTGACCGGCGCGGCGATCGTCGCGCTGACGGCTTCGCCTGCATTTGCGCAAGCTCAGCCTGCTTCTGTTCAATCTTTTGATTTGCCGGCAGGGCCTCTCAGCGATGCGCTGGATGCCTTCATTGCCCAGTCCGGGCGTGATCTGATCTATCGCTCAGATCAGGTTCAGAACATCTCTGTTGCCAGCGTTGAAGGTCAGCTTTCCGATGCGGAAGCGTTGGATCGCCTTCTGAATGGATCCAGCCTGCAGATGCGTTCGGATGAGTCAGGTGCGATCCTGGTCTATGCTCAGGCCGAGCCTGCTCCCAAGAGCAAGAAATCTGCTCCTGCACCCCGCAAGGCTAAAAAGTCTGAAGCTCCCGTTGCGGTCGCCGCTCCTCGGGAAGAAGATGAAGAAGCGCGCCTCGAAAGCGTTATTGTTGTCGGTAGTCAGATCCGTGGCGCTCAAGTCGATGGCGAGCTGCCAGTTACGGTCGTTGGGGATGACCAGCTCGCTGCCATCGCTGCCGTCGACGGCGATGATGTCTTTCGCTCCATTCCGCAATTCGGTGATGTCGGCTTCAACAGCACCGGAAACGTCTCCGGCGGAGTGAACTCCGCACGTGGCGACGTTGCGTCCATCAATTTGCGTGCGCTGGGAACGGGCAACACGCTCGTTCTGCTCAATGGCCGCCGCATGGTGAACCACCCGGGCACCCAGTCTGAAAACCTCGTACCGGTCACTACGGTGAACGCGAACGCCATCCCGGTGACCGGGATCCGCCGCGTTGAAGTTCTGCTCGATGGCGCTTCCGCGCTCTACGGCTCTGATGCTGTGGCAGGTGTCGTCAATACGGTGCTCAAGGATGATTTTGACGGTCTGATCGTCAGCGGCCGTTATGGGAATGAGTTTGACGTTGATGCCGATGAGTTCAACCTGAATGTCCAGGCCGGCAAAAACTTCAACAATGGCCGTTCCAATATTTCCCTGTTTGCAGCCTATACGGACCGCGACCCGGTCTTCGCGTCAGAGCGTGATTTCTCTGCCAATGCAGACCTGCGCGATCGCCTGCCGGAAAGCTGGGCTGGTGACACGAATTTCCGCAATACGTCCACAAACACGCCATGGGGCGCATTCACGTTGCGCGATCCAGAAACGGGCAAGCCCTACAGTCTTGATGGCGTCTCCAACAGCTCCGGCGGTGTGCACATTCAGCCGGATACCGAAGCGGGCTGTCGCGTATCGCTCGGCGATGGAATCTGTCTGGATGACAGCAACTCCTCCGGTTCCATCCCAAAGCGTTATAACACGAACGCTGACCGCACGATCAATAATGGCGTTGAGCGTCTGAACCTCTTCAGCACGTTCAACCATGACTTTGAAAATGGCGTGCGCTTCTTCTCTGAAGCTGGCCTCTACAAAGCAACGTCCAATGCCCAACGCGCAGGTTCTGCAAACCTGACGGCAGACCGTACGCTCATTCCGGCGGACAATTACTACAACCCGTTTGGTCCGGTCGGCTCTCCGAACCGCATTGAAGGGATTGGTACGCCTGAGGAAGGCCTCGATGTCGAACTGCGCCGTTACCGCCTTGTCGACGCCGGTCCCCGTGAGATCGAGGTGAAGAACACCAATTGGCGTCTGCTCGGTGGCCTGAGAGGCGAGTTCAAGGGCTTCGATTGGGAATCTGCGATCGTCTATTCGGAAGCGGAAACCAACGATACGACGTCCCGTGTTTCCAATACCCTGTTCCTTGAGGCGCTCAGCCTTACCACGCCGGATGCATACAATCCGTTCAATGGTGGCGGCCTGCCGTTGTCTGACGAAGGCGATGGGACGCCCAGCAATGCGGAGACCATGAAATCCTTCATCGTTCCGGTCTACCGCAAGTCCAGCACCAGCCTGACGATGTGGGATTTCAAACTTTCCCGTCCTGACCTGTTCCAGTTGCCAGCCGGCCCTGTCGGCGCGGCAATCGGTATCGAAGCACGTCACGAGACATATGAAGATGACCGCGATCCGCGCCTTGATGGCACGATCCAGTTCATCTCTCCACTGACGGGACAAGCCACCAGCGACGTGATGGGCTCCAGCCCGACACTGGACTCTGATGGTGACCGCGACGTGTTCTCGGCATTTGCCGAACTGGCTGTGCCGATCATTTCGCCCGAAATGAACATCCCTCTTGCGCAATCGGTAAACATGCAGCTGGCGGTGCGCTACGAGGATTATGATCTCTTCGGCAGCGTCACGAAGCCGAAAGTGGCTGTGGCCTGGCGCCCGTCCGACTTCCTGTTGTTCCGCACGGCATGGTCGCAGGGCTTCAAGGCACCGAACCTGCAGCAGCAGTTCAACCGCAGCCTCGAACGAACCAATACACGCACCGACTATATTCAGTGTGAGGCAGACCTGCGCGCAGGCCGTATTGCCAGCTTCTCTGACTGTGACCAGGCCCAGGCTGTGGTCAGCCAGCGTCAGGGCTCTACGGAGCTCGGCCCGGAAGAGTCCGAAAGCTTCTCTGCTGGCCTCGTCTATGACGCAACCTTCCTGCCTGAAGAGGTGGGGACGGTCCAACTGACCGTGGACTACTGGTCCATCAAGCAAGAAAACGTTGTCGGTATCTTTGGAGACGATAATCACCTGATCCTCGATTACCTCCTGCGCACGCGGGGAGAATTCAACCCGGCCGTTGTGCGGGCAGATCCCACAGAGGAAGACATTGCTGCCTATGCAGGCACAGGTCTCGAAGCCGCCGGTGAGGTTCTCTATGTTGATGACAACTACCTGAACCTGCTGCCGCGGGACGTGGAAGGCCTGGACATCGGTGTCTATTATGATCTCGACACAGCCAAATGGGGCGATTTCGGCCTCAAGGTGAACGTTGCTCAGCTGCGTAAGTTCTATCAGGATCTCGCGCCGCGTGAGGCTGAAATTCAGGCGGCACAGGAAGCCGGTGAAATCAGTGATGTTGCTGCCCTGGCAGGTGTTGGTGATCTGATCCGTCAGGACGGCCGTCCGGAGTGGCGCTGGAGCGCGTCTGCAACCTGGCGCATGGATGCCTGGGGTGCCGGCTGGTACACGAGCTACATTGATGATGTGCTCGACACAAGCGCGACGAATGATGATACCGGCGACTTCTGGGTTGTCGATTCCGCTATTCGCCACAACGCCTATGTTCAGTACACCTTCGGCTATGACACCGATAAGCCGCTGCAAATGCGCATTGGTGCCCGTAACCTGTTCGACGAAGAGCCGCCGCTTGCGGATGCGTCTTTCGGCTATATGGGCGGTCTTCACTCTCCGCGTGGACGCTTCGTTTATGTGAGTGCAAGGAAGACCTTCTAA
- a CDS encoding FecR domain-containing protein → MSADYVLPSARDSEQVAADWVARLDREGLLSACTDVDALCQDEEDFALWLNAEMAHRVAFLRALSAWSRAERLSVLRSNQPAPRKSFVRRPAVQMLAAAACVAMAILVVMPFGLFGGEPAAPQPLHYQTARGEMKTLTLEDGSVLTLNTDTSVDVTFSDDKRQVALIEGEAFFDVAKAPERPFLIDAGEGQVRVLGTSFGVERRQGVVEVAVSEGTVWVGSSAQKDASESILTPGMIGYASANGVIVETTDVETVSQRLMWREGRLKFNDTPLRDVAAEFNRYNTIQLVVTDEATGDIEIGGTFRLDNVEAFARLANDGLGLDVSHAPGRIELSSK, encoded by the coding sequence ATGAGCGCTGATTACGTCCTTCCGTCAGCCAGGGATTCTGAGCAGGTTGCAGCAGACTGGGTGGCCCGTCTGGACCGAGAAGGCTTGCTGAGTGCATGCACGGATGTGGACGCCCTGTGTCAGGATGAAGAAGACTTTGCGCTCTGGCTGAATGCCGAGATGGCGCATCGCGTTGCTTTCCTGCGCGCACTGTCAGCATGGTCGCGGGCAGAGCGCCTGTCCGTCTTAAGGAGCAATCAGCCTGCGCCGCGAAAGTCTTTCGTGCGACGCCCGGCGGTACAGATGCTGGCCGCTGCCGCCTGTGTGGCGATGGCCATCCTGGTGGTGATGCCGTTTGGCCTCTTCGGAGGCGAGCCTGCTGCCCCTCAGCCGCTTCATTATCAGACAGCGCGCGGCGAGATGAAAACACTGACGCTGGAAGATGGTTCGGTTCTTACCCTGAACACAGATACAAGTGTGGACGTCACCTTCAGCGACGACAAGAGACAAGTCGCGCTGATTGAGGGCGAGGCCTTCTTTGATGTTGCAAAGGCGCCGGAGCGGCCTTTCCTCATCGATGCCGGCGAAGGGCAGGTCAGGGTGCTTGGCACCTCTTTCGGCGTCGAACGGCGTCAGGGTGTTGTCGAAGTGGCCGTCAGCGAAGGTACCGTCTGGGTTGGAAGTTCGGCGCAGAAAGACGCCTCCGAAAGCATCCTCACACCGGGTATGATTGGTTATGCGAGTGCCAATGGCGTCATCGTCGAGACCACTGATGTTGAGACTGTCAGCCAGCGTCTGATGTGGCGTGAGGGGCGGCTGAAGTTCAATGATACGCCGTTGCGGGATGTCGCGGCCGAGTTCAACCGCTACAATACGATACAGCTCGTCGTCACCGATGAGGCGACCGGCGACATTGAGATCGGCGGAACCTTCCGCCTTGATAATGTTGAGGCTTTCGCGCGCCTTGCCAATGACGGCCTCGGGCTGGACGTCAGTCACGCGCCGGGGCGGATTGAGCTTTCCAGTAAGTGA
- a CDS encoding sigma-70 family RNA polymerase sigma factor — protein MDAVLPLEAELERFLARHWSDASEIRDLRQEVYSRLYKSAANGLPHNTRALMYSTARNLIIDLVRRKRVVSIETVMDFESWDVSSEEAGPFETVSARQELNMLRTAFETLPRRTRDVVQMRRVQGMSQRETAHALGISEPTVERHVSKGVRLLANALARLGVQRGVRLAQANDREGENER, from the coding sequence ATGGATGCGGTGCTGCCCCTGGAGGCGGAGCTGGAGCGATTCCTGGCTCGCCATTGGTCTGACGCATCCGAAATCAGGGATCTGCGCCAGGAGGTTTACAGCCGCCTGTATAAATCCGCGGCGAATGGTCTGCCGCATAATACGCGTGCTCTCATGTATTCAACGGCCCGCAACCTGATTATTGATCTGGTTCGCCGTAAACGTGTGGTTTCCATCGAAACCGTGATGGATTTTGAAAGCTGGGACGTCTCCTCTGAAGAGGCCGGTCCATTTGAGACGGTATCGGCCCGTCAGGAACTGAATATGCTGCGAACGGCTTTTGAGACTCTTCCACGGCGGACGCGGGACGTCGTCCAGATGCGCCGTGTGCAGGGGATGTCGCAGCGTGAAACCGCGCATGCGCTGGGAATTTCTGAGCCGACAGTTGAGCGTCATGTAAGTAAAGGCGTGCGCTTGCTGGCGAATGCGCTGGCCCGGCTTGGCGTTCAGCGTGGTGTCAGACTCGCGCAGGCAAATGACAGGGAGGGTGAAAATGAGCGCTGA
- a CDS encoding DUF1826 domain-containing protein: protein MTSPSVMQQSRSVGACDSFSSLVELGLRESVELALWQRRMSPEVRDAFQSLDFTGVRDFRVDGDAALILSAAEVFLENRCWAKNVADCILSDVRGILGAGAGRSAEYTLRLENVTDDACRKFHKDKTDIRLITTYCGRGTQWIEVCAGTTEPVIQEMATFEVGMFLGKRCGKTGRIFHRSPPIEGTGNARFMMVLDVERPGRDC from the coding sequence ATGACTTCGCCGTCGGTCATGCAGCAGAGCCGCTCTGTCGGCGCTTGCGACAGTTTCAGTTCGCTCGTTGAATTGGGCTTGCGTGAGTCCGTGGAGCTGGCCCTTTGGCAGCGGCGTATGTCTCCTGAGGTCCGGGATGCGTTCCAAAGTCTCGACTTTACCGGCGTTCGGGATTTCCGCGTCGATGGCGATGCGGCACTCATTCTATCTGCGGCGGAGGTTTTTCTGGAAAATCGTTGCTGGGCGAAAAATGTAGCGGACTGTATCCTGTCGGACGTGCGGGGCATTCTCGGGGCGGGGGCTGGCCGTTCGGCTGAATACACGTTGCGCCTGGAAAATGTCACCGACGATGCCTGCAGGAAATTCCATAAGGACAAGACGGACATTCGTCTGATTACGACCTATTGTGGCCGTGGAACGCAATGGATTGAAGTGTGCGCGGGAACCACCGAACCCGTGATTCAGGAAATGGCCACGTTTGAGGTAGGCATGTTTCTTGGGAAGCGATGCGGGAAAACGGGACGTATTTTTCATCGGTCGCCACCAATTGAAGGCACCGGAAATGCCCGTTTCATGATGGTGCTCGATGTGGAACGCCCCGGAAGGGATTGTTAA
- the zigA gene encoding zinc metallochaperone GTPase ZigA → MHQTLPVTVLSGFLGAGKTTLLNHVLANRTGRRVAVIVNDMSEVNIDAALVRDGGANLSHTEEALVEMSNGCICCTLRDDLLQEVTRLAAEGRFDYLLIESTGISEPLPVAATFDFRDEQGFSLGDVAKIDTMVTVVDAAHLLKDYSSSDFLADRGESLGEGDERPLVQLLVDQIEFADVIVLNKTDIVEPKQLETVRKLVRSLNPDADIVESAFGEVALDKVMGTGRFDFEKAHNHPLWAKELYSFEEHVPETEEYGIESFVYRARLPFDPQKLHAFFNEPWPGVVRAKGFFWLATRPDWLGEVSQAGSLVQHSGVGTWWAAVPQEQWPDRTGLEGYLSSVWDPVYGDRRQEIVFIGIDMDPASITARLDACLTEAPLDRRGGIIACQDMADPFPVWGGQG, encoded by the coding sequence ATGCACCAGACTCTTCCTGTGACTGTCCTTTCTGGCTTTCTCGGAGCCGGTAAGACAACGCTGTTGAACCATGTTCTTGCCAATCGGACCGGGCGGCGGGTTGCTGTCATCGTGAACGATATGAGCGAAGTGAACATTGATGCCGCACTTGTGCGGGACGGCGGGGCAAATCTTTCTCACACGGAAGAAGCGCTCGTCGAGATGAGCAATGGCTGTATCTGCTGCACATTGAGAGACGATTTGCTTCAGGAAGTGACGCGCCTCGCAGCGGAAGGGCGTTTCGACTATCTGTTGATTGAATCGACCGGGATTTCGGAACCGCTGCCGGTCGCGGCAACCTTCGACTTTCGGGATGAGCAGGGATTCTCCTTGGGAGATGTCGCAAAGATCGACACGATGGTGACAGTGGTCGACGCCGCCCATCTTCTGAAAGATTACAGCAGTTCGGATTTCCTTGCAGATCGCGGAGAGAGCCTGGGGGAAGGGGATGAGCGTCCCCTGGTTCAACTGCTTGTCGACCAGATCGAGTTTGCCGATGTTATTGTGCTGAACAAGACCGACATTGTGGAACCGAAGCAGCTTGAAACGGTCCGCAAGCTTGTGCGTTCACTGAACCCCGATGCCGATATTGTGGAGTCCGCGTTCGGAGAGGTCGCACTCGACAAGGTGATGGGAACCGGACGGTTCGATTTTGAAAAGGCACACAATCACCCTCTGTGGGCCAAGGAACTCTACAGCTTCGAGGAACATGTTCCGGAAACGGAAGAATACGGAATCGAGAGTTTCGTCTATCGCGCGCGTCTGCCTTTCGATCCTCAGAAGCTTCATGCATTTTTCAACGAGCCCTGGCCAGGTGTCGTGCGCGCCAAAGGGTTCTTCTGGCTGGCGACACGGCCGGATTGGCTGGGGGAAGTCAGCCAGGCGGGGTCATTGGTCCAGCATAGCGGAGTTGGCACCTGGTGGGCGGCTGTACCCCAGGAGCAGTGGCCGGATCGTACCGGTCTTGAGGGCTATCTCTCTTCCGTCTGGGACCCGGTCTATGGTGACCGCCGTCAGGAAATCGTGTTTATCGGCATCGACATGGACCCCGCATCAATCACGGCCCGGCTGGATGCGTGTCTGACCGAGGCCCCTCTGGATCGCCGCGGGGGGATTATTGCATGTCAGGATATGGCAGACCCCTTCCCGGTCTGGGGAGGACAGGGATGA
- a CDS encoding MerC domain-containing protein, translated as MAGRSSRASAIDVSAITLSGLCVVHCLALPLLAAFLPLAGAWSEAEWVHKVFVVFALPLSGFAIVRGLSSPDWKVFAALALVGLILLIAAAFVEALHEYEAPITVTGALMLASAHIWRWTRHPHCESDCDL; from the coding sequence ATGGCGGGCCGCTCTTCGAGGGCCTCAGCGATAGATGTCTCTGCGATCACGCTGTCCGGTCTGTGCGTCGTTCACTGTCTCGCCCTGCCTCTCCTGGCGGCTTTCCTCCCTTTGGCAGGCGCATGGTCGGAGGCGGAGTGGGTCCACAAGGTATTTGTGGTTTTTGCGTTGCCGCTGTCGGGTTTTGCCATTGTCCGGGGCCTCTCGAGTCCTGACTGGAAAGTATTCGCCGCACTGGCCCTTGTTGGTCTCATTCTATTGATTGCAGCGGCTTTCGTGGAGGCGCTGCATGAATACGAAGCGCCCATCACGGTAACGGGGGCCCTCATGCTGGCGTCGGCGCATATCTGGCGTTGGACCCGTCATCCGCACTGCGAATCCGACTGCGACCTCTGA
- a CDS encoding transcriptional repressor, producing the protein MFENRQDASSSCSTEARIAAAEHRASQAGSAFTPIRRHIYEILLQAEEPLGAYDIVGRLDGVGCARPTTAYRALDWLEDLGLARKIRSVSKYVALKSGPSDAPLAFIICQECGTTEQIALGSESQELLSAFETKGFQTLNPTIEISGRCLEHRRPADAP; encoded by the coding sequence ATGTTTGAGAATCGCCAGGACGCCTCCTCTTCGTGTTCGACCGAAGCGCGGATTGCTGCTGCGGAGCATCGCGCGTCGCAGGCAGGCTCTGCCTTCACGCCCATTCGCCGGCACATATATGAGATATTACTGCAAGCCGAAGAGCCGTTGGGTGCCTACGATATTGTGGGCCGTCTGGACGGGGTCGGATGTGCGCGGCCGACCACCGCCTATCGCGCTCTTGACTGGCTGGAGGACCTGGGACTGGCCCGGAAAATCAGATCGGTCTCGAAATATGTCGCATTGAAGTCCGGTCCCAGCGACGCACCTCTGGCTTTTATCATATGTCAGGAATGCGGAACGACGGAGCAGATTGCGCTCGGCTCCGAAAGTCAGGAGTTGCTTTCTGCTTTTGAAACGAAGGGGTTTCAGACTCTCAATCCGACAATTGAAATCTCAGGCCGCTGTCTAGAGCACCGCCGGCCCGCCGATGCCCCCTGA
- a CDS encoding DUF2796 domain-containing protein, translating into MKKISLIGTGILAALIGLLPAPASAQSLEAHVHGEASLALVIDGQEVSVSLMSAMYNITGFEHAPQTDEQREILESAMSLLDDGAQLFEFNPAAKCTLISSHHSLPAEEEHSDKDAHESETEEAHHHNHRDLDADYEFSCKKPSKLSSIRVRLFDHFRNLQKVNVVTLEGGQQSAAELTPARETLSLAGS; encoded by the coding sequence ATGAAGAAAATTAGTCTTATCGGAACAGGCATTCTCGCAGCCTTGATCGGTCTCTTGCCCGCGCCTGCCAGCGCACAGTCGCTTGAAGCGCATGTTCATGGCGAAGCCAGCCTGGCACTTGTCATCGACGGTCAGGAAGTATCGGTGTCGTTGATGAGCGCCATGTACAATATTACCGGTTTCGAACATGCGCCGCAAACAGACGAGCAGCGTGAAATTTTGGAGTCCGCCATGTCGCTGCTTGATGATGGTGCGCAGCTGTTTGAATTCAACCCTGCTGCCAAATGCACACTAATATCTTCTCATCATAGTCTGCCTGCTGAAGAGGAACATTCCGATAAAGATGCGCACGAATCAGAAACCGAGGAAGCGCATCATCACAATCACCGGGACCTCGATGCCGACTACGAATTTTCCTGCAAGAAGCCCTCGAAGCTTTCTTCCATCAGGGTGCGCCTGTTCGATCACTTCAGAAACCTTCAGAAGGTAAACGTCGTAACGCTTGAGGGCGGTCAACAGTCTGCGGCGGAACTCACCCCGGCGCGGGAGACGCTGTCGCTAGCTGGTTCATGA